One segment of Anomaloglossus baeobatrachus isolate aAnoBae1 chromosome 5 unlocalized genomic scaffold, aAnoBae1.hap1 SUPER_5_unloc_22, whole genome shotgun sequence DNA contains the following:
- the LOC142259025 gene encoding uncharacterized protein LOC142259025, with protein MRASMGLSSRRTTPERCPRPLLPQDCKQEDPDVPQDVFPPDLSRDYCILSSYGNLLSSEFETDNQSVTHDTYEEHAVVPDIPPVLPRKALSSNLFKQVQNSDSLQNCQQNKSYSRDVEYETAPTREKPFSCPECGKCFIQKSQLVQHQRSHTGEKPFSCSECGKSFIRKSALVRHQRSHTGEKPFSCSECGKCFIWNSELVDHQRYHTGEKPFSCSECGKCFSQKSHRFQHQRSHTGKKPFSCSECGKWFSQKAQLFQHQRSHTGEKPFSCSECGKCFIRKSALVRHQRCHTGDKPFSCSECGKCFIWNSELVAHQRSHTGEKSFSCSECGKCFIQKSYLVRHQKNHTEIKPFSCSECGKCFIQKSDLVRHQNNHTGVKPFSCSKCGKCFNWKSELVVHQRCHTGEKPFSCSECGKCFIQKSYLVRHQKNHTEIKPFSCSECGKCFIQKSDLVRHQNNHTGVKPFSCSKCGKCFNWKSELVVHQRSHTGEKPFSCLECGKCFTRKSTLIDHGKLHTG; from the exons atgagggcaTCAATgg gtctatccagtaggaggacaacaccagagagatgtccccgtcctcttctcccacaggactgtaaacaagaagatcccgatgttcctcaggatgtgtttcctccagatctatcca GAGATTACTGTATTTTGAGTTCGTATGGAAATCTATTATCTTCAGAATTTGAAACAGACAATCAAAgtgtcacacatgatacatatgaagagcatgctgttgtcccagatatacctccagtccttcctcggaaagctctatcatctaatcttttcaaacaagtccaaaattctgatTCATTACAGAATTgtcagcaaaataaaagttacagtagggatgtggaatatgaaactgctcctacaagggagaaaccattttcatgtccagagtgtgggaaatgttttattcagaaatcacaacttgttcagcaccaaagatctcacacaggggagaagccattttcatgttcagaatgtgggaaaagttttattcggaaatcagctctggttagacatcaaagatctcacacaggggagaagccattttcatgttcagagtgtgggaaatgttttatttggaattcAGAACTTGTTGACcatcaaagatatcacacaggggagaagccattttcatgttcagagtgtgggaaatgttttagtcagaaatcacaccgttttcagcatcaaagatctcacacagggaagaagccattttcatgttcagaatgtgggaaatggtttagTCAGAAAGCACAACTttttcagcatcaaagatctcacacaggggagaagccattttcatgttcagaatgtgggaaatgttttattcggaaatcagctcTGGTTagacatcaaagatgtcacacaggggataagccattttcatgttcagagtgtgggaaatgttttatttggaattcAGAACTTGTTgcccatcaaagatctcacacaggggagaagtcattttcatgttcagagtgtgggaaatgttttattcagaaatcataccttgttagacatcagaaaaatcacacagagattaagccgttttcatgttcagaatgtgggaaatgttttattcagaaatcagaccttgttagacatcagaacaatcacacaggggtgaagccattttcatgttcaaagtgtgggaaatgttttaactggaaatcagaacttgttgtacatcaaagatgtcacacaggggagaagccattttcatgttcagaatgtgggaaatgttttattcagaaatcataccttgttagacatcagaaaaatcacacagagattaagccgttttcatgttcagaatgtgggaaatgttttattcagaaatcagatcttgttagacatcagaacaatcacacaggggtgaagccattttcatgttcaaagtgtgggaaatgttttaactggaaatcagaacttgttgtacatcaaagatctcatacaggggagaagccattttcatgcctggaatgtggtaaatgttttactaggaaatcaactcttattgaccatggaaaacttcacacgggataa